A region from the Geobacillus vulcani PSS1 genome encodes:
- a CDS encoding sigma-54-dependent transcriptional regulator: MKRVDLVYETLREWERNGKRWVSAEELACALGLDRANVSRDLNRLWREGKVQKQTGRPVRFALACGPKAMTRLDRLAKQQPSLAAAVEQGKAAVLYPPKGLPMLIVGETGTGKSMFAELLHEFAVAAGRFPPGAPFVTFNCADYTNNPQLLLGQLFGIRKGAYTGANEQKGLIEKADGGILFLDEVHRLPAEGQEMLFTFIDRGIYRRLGETDVERTANVLLICATTEDPESNLLKTFRRRIPMHILLPPLEKRTLDERFRLVMQFFQEEAVRLGKEIDVSANAMRAFLFYPCPNNVGQLKADVQLVCAKAYADYVTGKKQAVRIHRADLPFQVQRGLLLEKKHPQAASYSLPRRWYAFPPHGGEADVESGPAAESESVYGAIERKYGELKERGIAGDELDLLLEMDIKHYFSQYMKGVDRRIRDRRDLEKMVAPDVLELTEAMVVYAEKKLGRRLAEKVMYALAMHIQTAINRLRAGTIVSHPKLNEVRAAYKQEFAVALDCLQLMEERTNIDFPIDEAGFLTMFFAFHEEQAEEREERVAIVVVMHGNGVASAMADVVNQLLAAACVHAVDMPLDADPKQIYEQVKAVLQPVASKKGALLLVDMGSLVSFSNFLEKELAVPVRVISAASTPHVLEAARKAMLGYALQEIYEEVKAAAPFYIRGPLWEEDAAEQDMLAIVTACFTGKGSALALKHILETYLQLDERMWRIIPIQMADAEEARQTLSNVAKHFRIVCIVSHLCLDERIPHFSLEDVLSLRAMKEIQALADVEEIHMHMARELTGHLRHLAPARAIPAIRAALAAIGRELGLEADGRDLVGLVFHLCCLLDRLLSGERTSGDRGAAKACGHEDEDGALYRAVKEGLFPLEQQYGVCIDEDELCHIVHFFRSLQGKRDG, encoded by the coding sequence GTGAAAAGAGTGGATCTTGTCTACGAAACGCTGCGGGAGTGGGAACGGAATGGAAAGCGGTGGGTGAGCGCTGAGGAGTTGGCCTGTGCTCTCGGGCTAGATCGAGCCAACGTCAGCCGTGATTTAAACCGCCTTTGGCGGGAGGGAAAAGTGCAAAAGCAAACCGGAAGGCCGGTTCGCTTTGCGCTGGCATGTGGACCAAAAGCGATGACGCGTCTCGACCGGCTGGCCAAGCAGCAGCCGAGCTTGGCAGCGGCGGTGGAGCAAGGAAAGGCCGCCGTCTTGTATCCGCCCAAAGGGCTGCCGATGTTGATTGTCGGCGAGACGGGAACGGGGAAATCGATGTTTGCCGAGTTGCTCCATGAATTTGCCGTCGCAGCTGGCCGTTTTCCGCCGGGGGCGCCGTTTGTGACGTTTAACTGCGCTGATTACACGAACAACCCCCAGTTGCTGCTCGGACAGTTGTTCGGGATCCGCAAAGGGGCCTATACCGGGGCCAATGAGCAAAAAGGATTGATTGAAAAGGCGGACGGGGGCATTTTGTTTTTGGATGAGGTGCATCGTCTGCCAGCCGAAGGGCAAGAAATGCTGTTTACGTTTATTGACCGCGGCATTTACCGTCGGCTTGGCGAGACGGATGTGGAGAGAACAGCCAATGTGTTGCTCATTTGTGCGACAACGGAAGATCCGGAGTCGAATTTGCTGAAAACGTTCCGCCGCCGCATTCCAATGCATATTTTGCTGCCGCCGCTGGAGAAGCGGACGCTTGACGAACGCTTTCGGCTGGTGATGCAGTTTTTTCAGGAAGAGGCGGTGCGGCTCGGAAAAGAAATTGACGTCTCCGCCAATGCCATGCGCGCGTTTTTGTTTTATCCGTGCCCGAACAACGTCGGGCAGCTGAAGGCCGATGTGCAGCTCGTTTGCGCCAAAGCCTACGCCGATTATGTCACCGGAAAGAAACAAGCGGTGCGCATTCATCGCGCCGATTTGCCATTTCAAGTGCAAAGGGGGCTTTTGCTGGAGAAAAAACATCCGCAAGCCGCCTCTTATTCGCTGCCGCGACGGTGGTATGCCTTCCCGCCGCATGGGGGGGAGGCCGATGTTGAGAGCGGGCCGGCGGCGGAATCCGAATCGGTTTACGGCGCGATTGAGCGCAAATACGGAGAACTAAAAGAGCGCGGCATCGCCGGCGATGAACTGGACCTATTGCTGGAAATGGACATTAAGCATTATTTCTCGCAATACATGAAAGGGGTGGACCGGCGCATCCGCGATCGCCGCGATCTTGAGAAAATGGTCGCTCCCGACGTCCTTGAGTTGACCGAAGCGATGGTCGTCTATGCGGAGAAAAAACTTGGGCGCCGCCTCGCCGAGAAGGTGATGTATGCGCTCGCCATGCACATTCAAACGGCGATCAACCGCCTGCGGGCCGGGACGATCGTTTCCCATCCGAAACTGAATGAAGTTCGCGCCGCCTATAAGCAGGAATTCGCCGTCGCGCTCGACTGCCTTCAGCTGATGGAAGAAAGGACGAATATCGACTTCCCGATCGATGAAGCGGGATTTTTGACGATGTTTTTTGCGTTCCACGAGGAGCAAGCGGAAGAGCGGGAGGAACGGGTGGCGATCGTGGTTGTGATGCATGGCAACGGTGTGGCTTCGGCGATGGCGGACGTCGTGAATCAGCTGTTGGCCGCCGCGTGTGTGCATGCGGTCGATATGCCGCTTGATGCCGACCCGAAACAGATTTACGAGCAGGTGAAAGCGGTGCTGCAGCCCGTCGCATCGAAAAAAGGAGCGCTGTTGCTTGTTGACATGGGATCGCTTGTGTCGTTTTCGAACTTTTTGGAAAAAGAGCTCGCTGTTCCGGTGCGGGTGATTTCCGCCGCCAGCACGCCGCACGTGCTGGAAGCGGCCCGCAAAGCGATGCTCGGCTATGCGCTTCAGGAAATTTACGAAGAAGTGAAAGCTGCAGCGCCGTTTTACATTCGCGGGCCGCTTTGGGAGGAGGACGCAGCGGAGCAGGACATGCTGGCGATCGTCACCGCCTGTTTTACTGGAAAAGGAAGCGCGTTGGCGCTAAAGCATATATTGGAAACGTATTTGCAGCTCGATGAGCGCATGTGGCGCATTATTCCCATTCAAATGGCAGATGCGGAAGAAGCGCGGCAAACCTTGTCCAACGTCGCGAAACATTTCCGCATCGTCTGTATAGTCAGCCATCTTTGCCTTGATGAGCGAATCCCGCACTTTTCTCTTGAGGACGTGCTTAGCTTGAGGGCGATGAAAGAAATCCAAGCGTTAGCCGACGTTGAGGAAATTCATATGCATATGGCTAGAGAGCTGACCGGCCATCTTCGCCACCTCGCACCGGCGCGGGCCATTCCCGCCATTCGCGCTGCGCTGGCGGCGATTGGTCGGGAACTCGGCCTTGAAGCGGATGGCCGCGATCTGGTGGGGCTTGTCTTTCATCTTTGCTGCTTGCTCGATCGCCTGCTGTCCGGAGAGAGAACGAGCGGTGACCGAGGAGCAGCGAAAGCTTGCGGGCATGAAGATGAAGATGGCGCGCTGTACAGGGCGGTCAAAGAGGGGTTGTTTCCGCTTGAACAGCAGTACGGTGTCTGCATCGATGAAGATGAACTGTGTCATATCGTTCACTTTTTTCGCTCCCTGCAAGGAAAACGAGATGGATAA
- a CDS encoding DUF2621 domain-containing protein: MLTGWFLWFILLWVVFLLVMMSIGGFFMFRKFLKRLPKEDGKSELDWQEYYIEQTRHLWGEEEKALLEELVRPVPELFRDVARQKIAGKIGELALKEQAPRITRDLLIRGYIIATPKRDHKFLIRTLQAKNIDLAPYQHLLESR; this comes from the coding sequence GTGCTGACCGGATGGTTTCTTTGGTTTATTTTGCTTTGGGTCGTCTTTTTGCTTGTCATGATGTCGATCGGGGGCTTTTTCATGTTCCGCAAGTTTTTGAAGCGGCTGCCAAAAGAAGATGGAAAATCGGAGCTCGACTGGCAGGAATATTACATTGAACAAACCCGCCATTTATGGGGGGAAGAAGAAAAGGCGCTGCTTGAGGAATTGGTTCGCCCTGTGCCGGAATTGTTCCGCGACGTCGCGCGGCAAAAGATCGCCGGCAAAATCGGCGAGCTTGCCTTGAAGGAACAGGCGCCGCGCATCACGCGCGACTTGTTGATCCGCGGCTACATCATTGCAACGCCGAAGCGTGACCATAAATTTTTGATCCGGACATTGCAGGCGAAAAACATCGATCTCGCCCCTTATCAACATTTACTGGAAAGCCGCTGA
- a CDS encoding CcdC family protein, with translation MALAFITSLIAVVMAFFIFFVRMKASEKPTNAKKIILPPLFMSTGALMFIDPVFRVTRGELIEAVILGLFFSLFLIKTSKFEIRGNDIYLKRSKSFIWILLGLIVIRLGLKTYLGRTIDYRQLSGMFYLLAFSMIVPWRIAMYVSYRKLAAQLKPPVLT, from the coding sequence ATGGCTTTGGCGTTCATTACCTCGCTCATCGCCGTTGTGATGGCGTTTTTCATCTTTTTTGTGCGCATGAAGGCGTCGGAAAAGCCGACGAATGCCAAAAAAATTATTTTGCCGCCGTTGTTTATGAGCACCGGGGCGCTGATGTTCATCGATCCGGTCTTTCGTGTTACGCGCGGGGAACTGATCGAAGCGGTCATTCTTGGCCTGTTTTTCTCGCTGTTTCTCATTAAAACGTCGAAGTTTGAAATCCGCGGCAACGATATTTATTTGAAACGTTCAAAATCCTTTATTTGGATTTTGCTCGGTTTGATTGTCATTCGCCTTGGGTTGAAAACGTATTTAGGGCGAACGATCGACTACCGCCAGTTAAGCGGCATGTTTTATTTGCTCGCGTTTTCCATGATTGTGCCATGGCGGATTGCGATGTATGTTTCGTATAGAAAGCTGGCGGCGCAGCTGAAACCGCCAGTGCTGACATAA
- a CDS encoding response regulator — protein MAAILIADDAKFMRVTLARILEKTDHTVAGEAENGKEAVELYRRLRPDLVIMDITMPVMNGIEAVRAIKEIDPGAKIIICSALGQQRMVVEAIEAGAADFIVKPFEETRVLEAIARLL, from the coding sequence ATGGCTGCCATTTTAATTGCTGACGATGCGAAGTTTATGCGGGTAACGCTGGCACGCATACTAGAAAAAACGGATCACACCGTAGCCGGTGAGGCGGAAAACGGCAAAGAGGCGGTCGAGCTGTATCGCCGGCTGCGCCCCGATCTTGTCATCATGGACATTACGATGCCGGTCATGAATGGGATTGAAGCGGTGCGGGCGATTAAGGAGATCGATCCCGGGGCGAAAATCATCATTTGCTCGGCGCTCGGGCAGCAGCGTATGGTTGTCGAGGCAATTGAAGCCGGAGCGGCCGATTTCATCGTCAAGCCGTTTGAAGAAACCCGCGTGCTCGAGGCGATTGCCCGTCTTTTGTAA
- a CDS encoding cytochrome c biogenesis CcdA family protein produces the protein MNDLNLFLAFGAGFLSFISPCCLPLYPAFLSYITGVSVSELKEENAMFNRRSLWHTFCFLLGFSLIFISLGFGTSLLGRLFADYQDAIRQIGAVVIVAFGLVVAGLWKPAFLLKDRRISFRERPSGYVGSVLIGMAFAAGWTPCMGPILVAVVALAATNPGSGMVYMLAYTLGFAVPFFILSFFIGKLQWIRRHSASIMKVGGYVMVAMGVVLYFDWMTKLIAYTTSLFGGFTGF, from the coding sequence ATGAATGATCTCAATCTATTTTTAGCGTTCGGCGCCGGGTTTTTGTCGTTTATTTCCCCGTGCTGCCTGCCGCTTTATCCGGCGTTTTTATCGTATATCACCGGCGTGTCGGTCAGCGAGCTGAAAGAGGAAAACGCGATGTTCAATCGCCGCAGCTTATGGCATACGTTTTGCTTTTTGCTTGGCTTCTCGCTCATTTTTATCTCGCTTGGCTTTGGCACCTCGCTGCTTGGAAGGCTGTTCGCCGATTATCAAGATGCGATCCGGCAAATCGGCGCGGTCGTGATCGTCGCTTTCGGCCTCGTCGTCGCCGGGCTGTGGAAGCCGGCGTTTTTGTTGAAAGACCGGCGCATTTCGTTTCGTGAACGGCCCTCGGGATATGTCGGCTCTGTGCTGATCGGCATGGCGTTTGCTGCTGGTTGGACGCCGTGCATGGGGCCGATTTTGGTGGCGGTTGTCGCTCTAGCCGCAACCAACCCGGGCTCAGGAATGGTGTATATGCTTGCTTATACGCTCGGATTTGCCGTTCCGTTTTTCATTTTGTCGTTTTTTATCGGCAAGTTGCAATGGATTCGCCGCCATAGCGCGTCCATCATGAAGGTGGGCGGCTATGTCATGGTGGCGATGGGCGTCGTTTTGTACTTTGACTGGATGACAAAGCTGATTGCTTATACAACAAGCTTGTTTGGCGGATTTACCGGCTTTTAG
- a CDS encoding aspartyl-phosphate phosphatase Spo0E family protein — protein sequence MPKCNLLTLIEQKRMELVDTVAKTGLNSAAAMKISKELDTLLNAYQREQTKQRKQSASR from the coding sequence GTGCCGAAATGCAATTTGTTGACCTTGATTGAACAAAAGCGGATGGAGCTTGTCGACACGGTGGCCAAAACGGGGTTAAACTCGGCGGCGGCCATGAAAATCAGCAAAGAGCTTGACACGTTGCTCAATGCCTATCAACGAGAACAAACCAAGCAGCGAAAGCAAAGCGCCTCCCGCTAG
- a CDS encoding ABC transporter ATP-binding protein produces the protein MNGQTLTAKEQRRVLWRLLSYMGRYKKEAALAFFLLLLSTAGELAGPYLVKVFIDDYLMPGRLAFEPVAALAAAYLGVLAAKTAITYFQLVEFQRLALYIIQALRMDVFSKVHRLGMSYFDRTPGGSIVSRVTNDTEAIKDMFISVLAVFVQNGLFVIGVFIAMFVLNVRLALFCLFILPAIALIMRTYRRYSSVFYQDMRERLSELNAKLNESLQGMAIIQAFRQQQRLYREFAAVNEAHYRAGMRNIRLDGLLLRPAIDVIYMASIMVVLGFFGISALESPVEIGVLYAFVNYLERFFEPVTQMMMRLSLYQQAIVSASRVFALLDREEEAPFHPEQAPYTIERGEIEFRDVSFSYDGKRDVVKRVSFVIHPGQTVAFVGHTGSGKSSIINLLMRFYEFDRGDILLDGRSIRDYSRAELRRRLGLVLQDPFLFYGTVRDNIRMYNETIDEERVRAAARLVQAEPFIEQLPGGYDHVLAERGATLSSGQRQLLSFARTIAADPKILVLDEATAHIDTETEEAIQEALARMRKGRTTLVIAHRLSTIQDADQIFVLKRGEIVERGTHQQLLAQRGIYYQMYLLQNGLVDVHA, from the coding sequence ATGAACGGGCAGACGTTGACGGCCAAAGAACAGCGGCGAGTCCTTTGGCGGTTGCTTTCTTACATGGGGAGATACAAAAAGGAAGCCGCCCTTGCGTTTTTCCTTCTTCTTTTGTCCACGGCCGGCGAGCTTGCCGGACCGTACTTGGTGAAGGTGTTCATCGATGATTATCTCATGCCGGGCCGCCTGGCTTTTGAGCCGGTGGCGGCGTTGGCTGCCGCTTATCTCGGCGTGCTCGCCGCGAAAACAGCCATCACGTACTTTCAGCTTGTTGAATTTCAGCGGCTCGCTTTATATATTATTCAAGCGTTGCGGATGGACGTGTTTTCCAAGGTGCATCGCCTTGGGATGAGCTATTTCGACCGAACGCCAGGCGGCAGCATCGTCTCGCGGGTGACGAATGACACGGAAGCCATCAAAGACATGTTTATTAGCGTTTTAGCGGTGTTTGTGCAAAACGGTCTGTTTGTCATTGGCGTGTTTATCGCCATGTTTGTGCTCAACGTCCGACTCGCGTTGTTTTGCCTGTTCATTCTGCCGGCCATCGCGCTCATTATGCGCACGTATCGCCGTTACAGCTCGGTATTTTATCAAGACATGCGCGAGCGGCTGAGCGAACTGAATGCCAAATTGAATGAGTCGCTGCAAGGGATGGCCATCATTCAAGCGTTTCGTCAACAGCAGCGCCTCTACCGGGAGTTCGCGGCTGTGAATGAGGCGCACTACCGGGCGGGGATGCGAAACATCCGCCTTGACGGGCTGCTGCTTCGGCCGGCGATCGATGTGATCTATATGGCTTCGATTATGGTTGTGCTTGGCTTTTTTGGCATTTCGGCGCTCGAAAGCCCGGTTGAGATCGGCGTGCTCTACGCTTTTGTCAACTATTTGGAGCGCTTTTTTGAGCCGGTGACGCAAATGATGATGCGCCTGTCGCTGTATCAACAGGCGATCGTTTCCGCCTCGCGCGTCTTTGCCCTTCTTGACCGTGAAGAGGAGGCGCCGTTTCATCCGGAACAAGCTCCGTATACGATCGAGCGCGGTGAAATTGAGTTTCGCGATGTCAGTTTTTCCTACGATGGCAAACGAGATGTCGTAAAGCGCGTGTCATTTGTGATTCACCCCGGACAGACGGTCGCGTTTGTCGGCCATACGGGCAGCGGCAAAAGCTCGATCATCAACCTGCTCATGCGCTTTTACGAGTTTGACCGCGGCGATATTTTGCTTGACGGCCGGTCGATCCGCGATTATTCGCGCGCTGAGCTCCGCCGTCGGCTAGGCCTTGTCTTGCAAGATCCGTTTTTGTTTTACGGAACGGTGCGCGACAATATTCGCATGTATAACGAAACCATCGATGAGGAGCGGGTGAGGGCGGCCGCTCGATTGGTGCAGGCCGAGCCGTTCATTGAGCAGCTGCCAGGGGGCTACGACCATGTGCTCGCTGAGCGCGGGGCGACGTTATCGAGCGGTCAGCGCCAGCTTCTTTCCTTTGCTCGCACGATCGCCGCTGATCCGAAAATTTTGGTGCTCGATGAAGCGACCGCCCATATTGACACGGAAACAGAGGAAGCGATTCAAGAAGCGCTCGCGCGAATGCGAAAAGGGCGGACGACGCTGGTGATCGCCCACCGTTTGTCCACCATTCAAGATGCGGATCAAATCTTCGTCCTAAAGCGTGGCGAAATCGTCGAGCGCGGCACGCACCAGCAACTCTTGGCGCAAAGGGGGATTTATTATCAAATGTATTTGCTGCAAAACGGCCTCGTCGACGTCCATGCGTAA
- a CDS encoding ABC transporter transmembrane domain-containing protein, with protein sequence MRVFRDLFWFFRQEKKAYMTGIFVLVIVAFLETVPPKVIGLLVDHMKNGTMTKEVLIRWIAVLAAVAAALYGLRYAWRICIFGAAVKLARQLRNELYEHFTKMSPSFYQRKRIGDLMAHATNDLQAIQQTAGSGILTLVDSLTLGGFVLATMAVSISWKLTFISLLPLPVMAVATSRYGTILHRRFVTAQEAFSSLNDKVQESISGVRVIKAFGYEKQDVEAFRRQSEDVVAKNIAVAKIDALFDPTIGFLVGLSFFLAVAFGSEMVLTGELTIGELVSFTTYLGLLIWPMLAFGWLFNIVERGRASYDRVRALLAEQDEIQEAPDAIDVPPRGDIEYDIKRFAYPGEMRTALSDIRFRLKSGATLGVVGKTGAGKTTLLRLLLREFDGYDGEIRFGGRDIRSYTLSALRSAIGYVPQDHFLFSASVRDNIAFAQPEVEEKKIVRAAQLAHIHEDILQFPDGYATVVGERGVSLSGGQKQRLSIARALLADPEVLILDDALSAVDAKTEARILAALKQERRGKTTIIAAHRLSAVEHADWIVVLDGGRIVQAGTHEKLMAEDGWYRDMHQRQQLEAFVEGSQIGGMA encoded by the coding sequence ATGCGTGTGTTTCGCGATTTGTTTTGGTTTTTCCGTCAAGAAAAGAAGGCGTATATGACCGGCATTTTCGTGCTTGTCATCGTCGCGTTTTTGGAGACGGTCCCGCCGAAAGTGATCGGCTTGTTGGTCGATCATATGAAAAACGGCACGATGACAAAAGAAGTGCTCATCCGCTGGATCGCTGTCCTCGCCGCTGTTGCGGCGGCGCTTTACGGCCTCCGGTATGCTTGGCGCATTTGCATTTTCGGAGCGGCCGTCAAGCTCGCCCGCCAGCTGCGCAATGAGCTGTATGAACATTTTACGAAGATGTCGCCGTCGTTTTATCAGCGGAAGCGGATCGGCGATCTGATGGCTCACGCGACCAATGACTTGCAAGCGATCCAGCAAACGGCTGGCAGCGGCATTTTGACGCTTGTTGATTCGCTGACGCTCGGCGGATTTGTGCTGGCGACCATGGCGGTTTCGATCAGCTGGAAGCTGACCTTCATCAGTCTATTGCCGCTGCCGGTGATGGCGGTGGCGACGAGCCGCTACGGAACGATCCTTCATCGGCGGTTTGTCACGGCGCAAGAGGCGTTCTCGTCACTCAACGATAAAGTGCAGGAAAGCATCAGCGGCGTTCGGGTGATCAAAGCGTTTGGTTATGAAAAACAAGATGTGGAGGCGTTTCGCCGTCAATCGGAAGATGTGGTGGCTAAAAATATCGCTGTCGCCAAAATTGACGCGCTCTTTGACCCGACGATCGGCTTCCTTGTCGGGCTGTCGTTTTTCCTCGCGGTCGCGTTTGGAAGCGAAATGGTGTTGACCGGCGAGCTGACGATTGGGGAACTCGTCTCGTTTACCACCTATCTCGGCTTGCTCATTTGGCCGATGTTGGCGTTCGGCTGGCTGTTTAACATCGTTGAGCGCGGGCGCGCCTCGTATGATCGGGTGCGGGCGCTGTTGGCCGAGCAGGATGAAATTCAGGAAGCTCCCGATGCCATTGACGTTCCCCCGCGAGGCGACATCGAGTACGACATCAAGCGGTTCGCCTATCCCGGGGAGATGAGGACGGCGCTTTCGGACATTCGTTTTCGGCTCAAGAGCGGGGCGACGCTTGGCGTTGTCGGCAAAACCGGGGCAGGGAAAACGACGCTGCTTCGTCTGTTGCTGCGCGAGTTTGACGGCTATGACGGAGAAATTCGCTTCGGCGGCCGCGACATTCGCAGTTACACGCTGTCTGCGCTCCGCTCGGCGATCGGTTATGTGCCGCAAGACCATTTTTTGTTTTCGGCTTCCGTGCGCGACAATATCGCCTTCGCCCAACCGGAGGTCGAGGAGAAGAAAATCGTGCGCGCGGCGCAGCTCGCCCACATTCATGAGGACATTCTTCAATTTCCAGACGGCTATGCGACCGTTGTCGGCGAGCGCGGCGTTTCTTTGTCGGGCGGGCAAAAACAGCGGCTGTCGATCGCGCGGGCGCTTTTGGCGGATCCGGAAGTGCTCATTTTGGATGATGCGTTGTCGGCGGTTGACGCGAAAACGGAAGCGCGTATTTTAGCCGCCTTAAAACAAGAGCGGCGCGGCAAAACGACGATCATCGCCGCTCATCGTTTAAGCGCGGTCGAGCATGCCGATTGGATCGTGGTGCTCGATGGCGGACGAATCGTGCAGGCCGGAACCCACGAGAAGCTCATGGCTGAAGACGGCTGGTATCGCGACATGCATCAGCGTCAACAACTCGAAGCGTTCGTGGAAGGATCACAGATCGGAGGGATGGCATGA
- a CDS encoding YneF family protein, whose translation MWDTILVGVLALIAGVAIGFFIARRTMINYLKKNPPINEQMIRMMMMQMGMTPSQKKINQMMKMMNNQLK comes from the coding sequence ATGTGGGATACGATTCTCGTTGGCGTGCTGGCGCTCATCGCCGGGGTGGCGATCGGGTTTTTCATCGCCCGCAGAACGATGATCAATTATTTGAAGAAAAACCCGCCAATCAATGAACAAATGATTCGCATGATGATGATGCAAATGGGCATGACGCCTTCGCAGAAGAAAATCAATCAAATGATGAAAATGATGAACAATCAACTGAAATAA
- the sirA gene encoding sporulation inhibitor of replication protein SirA, translating to MVRYWIYLLNDDVALHYRHRPEKIVELLREHQYAKAPLKAICRKQVEFITERLSFSRLELGLKQYFVGRVGKNLERNMFVLQNDAGEEALLVVQKRRLLLVADSAPLAADIGRALAQLSPTFLAVDADFVDYCWLSAPAQGRKFA from the coding sequence ATGGTCCGCTATTGGATTTATTTGTTGAATGACGATGTGGCGCTGCATTACCGCCATCGGCCAGAAAAAATTGTCGAACTGCTTCGTGAGCATCAATACGCGAAAGCACCGCTGAAGGCAATTTGCCGCAAGCAAGTTGAATTTATCACCGAACGGCTGTCATTTTCGCGTCTGGAACTCGGCTTAAAGCAATATTTTGTCGGCCGCGTCGGCAAAAATTTGGAGCGCAATATGTTTGTTTTGCAAAACGACGCCGGCGAGGAAGCGTTGCTTGTCGTGCAAAAGCGCCGCTTGCTTCTTGTCGCCGACAGCGCGCCGCTTGCCGCGGACATCGGACGGGCGCTGGCGCAGTTGTCGCCGACGTTTTTGGCAGTCGACGCTGATTTTGTCGATTACTGTTGGCTGTCCGCGCCTGCGCAAGGGAGAAAATTTGCGTAA